From the genome of Deinococcus sp. JMULE3, one region includes:
- the rplM gene encoding 50S ribosomal protein L13, which yields MKTYIPKNDEQNWVVVDATNVPLGRLATLIASRIRGKHRPDFTPNMIQGDFVVVLNAAQVALTGNKLDGKVYTRYTGYQGGLKKETAREALKKHPERVIEHAVFGMLPKGRQGRAMHSRLKVYAGEAHPHAAQKPQTLEVK from the coding sequence GTGAAAACCTACATCCCCAAAAATGACGAGCAGAACTGGGTCGTCGTGGACGCCACGAACGTGCCCCTCGGCCGCCTCGCGACGCTGATCGCCAGCCGCATCCGTGGCAAGCACCGCCCCGACTTCACCCCCAACATGATCCAGGGTGACTTCGTGGTCGTCCTGAACGCCGCCCAGGTCGCCCTGACCGGCAACAAGCTGGACGGCAAGGTCTACACCCGCTACACCGGCTACCAGGGTGGCCTGAAGAAGGAAACCGCCCGCGAGGCGCTGAAGAAGCACCCCGAGCGCGTCATCGAGCACGCCGTGTTCGGCATGCTGCCCAAGGGCCGCCAGGGCCGCGCCATGCACAGCCGCCTGAAGGTGTACGCCGGTGAGGCGCACCCCCACGCCGCTCAGAAACCCCAGACGCTCGAGGTCAAATAA
- a CDS encoding IS3 family transposase: protein MTPAERRAAARQLVAAQVKPERACLLVGIPRSTWYYRPKPRHDGDLRQHIRELALVHPRRGYRFIHALLVQEGHRINRKKVRRIWREEHLTVNTRCRKKIRTGAGVPMQAAYPDHVWTYDFLFDQTLEGTTLKILTLTDEFTRQSLALRVAESFTSMDVKDVLHEVIAKRGAPGFIRSDNGPEFIARDLGIWLAVQDVGTRFIQPGKPWQNGFAESFHSRLREECLNLEVFYSARHAGVVLDSYRNFYNARRPHSSLGYRTPDDFAQQARGRPAAPLCGQGTANVDVRPSPG, encoded by the coding sequence GTGACGCCCGCCGAGAGACGGGCGGCAGCGAGGCAACTCGTCGCCGCCCAGGTCAAGCCCGAACGGGCTTGCCTCCTGGTGGGCATTCCCAGATCCACCTGGTACTACCGTCCGAAGCCGCGTCACGATGGGGATCTCCGGCAGCACATTCGCGAACTGGCCCTTGTGCATCCTCGACGCGGGTACCGGTTCATTCACGCGCTGCTCGTCCAGGAGGGACATCGCATCAACCGGAAGAAGGTCCGGCGCATCTGGCGGGAAGAGCACCTGACGGTCAATACCAGATGCCGGAAGAAGATCCGCACGGGAGCGGGTGTTCCCATGCAGGCTGCGTACCCCGACCACGTGTGGACGTATGACTTCCTCTTCGATCAGACCCTGGAGGGGACGACATTGAAGATCCTGACGCTGACTGATGAGTTCACCCGTCAGTCCCTGGCGTTGCGGGTGGCGGAGTCCTTCACGTCCATGGACGTGAAGGACGTCCTGCACGAGGTCATTGCCAAGCGTGGCGCGCCAGGATTCATCCGCAGCGACAACGGCCCGGAGTTCATCGCCCGCGACCTGGGGATCTGGCTGGCGGTTCAGGACGTTGGCACTCGGTTCATTCAGCCAGGGAAACCGTGGCAGAACGGCTTCGCTGAGAGTTTCCACTCTCGGTTGCGGGAGGAATGTCTGAATCTGGAGGTGTTCTACTCGGCGCGGCACGCCGGTGTCGTCCTGGACAGCTATCGCAACTTTTACAACGCCAGAAGACCGCATTCCTCGCTGGGCTACCGAACCCCTGACGATTTTGCTCAGCAGGCCAGGGGGCGGCCTGCCGCCCCCCTTTGCGGACAGGGCACCGCAAATGTGGACGTCAGACCGTCCCCTGGGTAA
- the trpE gene encoding anthranilate synthase component I produces the protein MTQPNPRSPLAVAVQELNADLDTPVTAYLKVAQGETVTFLLESVEAGEKLGRYSFIGVGEQGRFEAGGAHVTSSGTFGDFDGQDTDPLARLYHATVRPAPIPDGLPALIGGAIGYAAYDLIRNYERLPNANPDELNVPDACFIAPRGMVIFDHLKHRLITVATADTHAGAQEEVQRLTQRLRGPLPAVPGRTPTTPPEFTSNFTPDSFQAAVREALEYIRAGDIFQVVPSQRFSADLGDLHPFALYRALRRVNPSPYLGYLQLGPVTLVASSPESLLSSDGHTVTTRPIAGTRPRGANPEHDQALADELLADEKERAEHLMLVDLGRNDLGKVSEYGSVRVHDAFTIERYSHVMHIVSSVTATLRRDQTPLHALASVQPMGTVSGAPKIRAMQIIDELEPVRRGPYGGSFGYIALNGSMDMALTLRTMVITSGRVHIQAGAGVVADSDPASEEQETRNKAAALMRAVELAAGGL, from the coding sequence ATGACGCAACCGAATCCGCGCTCCCCTCTGGCCGTCGCCGTGCAGGAACTCAACGCCGACCTCGACACGCCCGTCACCGCCTACCTGAAAGTCGCGCAGGGCGAGACCGTCACCTTCCTGCTTGAGAGCGTGGAAGCCGGGGAGAAACTGGGCCGCTACTCGTTCATCGGTGTGGGCGAGCAGGGCCGTTTCGAGGCGGGCGGCGCGCACGTGACCAGCAGCGGCACCTTCGGCGACTTCGACGGGCAGGACACCGACCCGCTGGCGCGGCTGTACCACGCGACCGTCCGCCCCGCGCCCATCCCGGACGGCCTCCCGGCATTGATCGGCGGCGCGATCGGGTACGCCGCGTACGACCTGATCCGCAACTATGAGCGCCTCCCCAACGCGAACCCCGACGAACTGAACGTCCCCGACGCGTGCTTCATCGCGCCGCGCGGCATGGTCATCTTCGACCACCTCAAACACCGCCTGATCACCGTCGCCACCGCCGACACCCACGCGGGCGCGCAGGAGGAGGTGCAGCGCCTCACCCAGCGGCTGCGCGGGCCGCTGCCCGCCGTGCCGGGCCGCACGCCCACCACGCCGCCCGAGTTCACCAGCAACTTCACCCCGGACTCCTTCCAGGCTGCCGTCAGAGAGGCCCTGGAGTACATCCGCGCCGGGGACATCTTCCAGGTGGTGCCCAGCCAGCGCTTCAGCGCCGACCTGGGCGACCTGCACCCCTTCGCGCTGTACCGCGCGCTGCGCCGCGTGAACCCCAGCCCGTACCTCGGGTACCTGCAACTCGGCCCCGTCACGCTGGTCGCCAGCAGCCCCGAGAGCCTCCTCTCCAGCGACGGCCACACCGTCACCACCCGCCCCATCGCCGGAACCCGCCCGCGCGGCGCCAACCCCGAACACGACCAGGCCCTCGCGGACGAACTCCTCGCGGACGAGAAGGAACGCGCCGAGCACCTCATGCTCGTGGACCTCGGCCGCAACGACCTCGGCAAGGTCAGCGAGTACGGCAGCGTCCGCGTGCACGACGCGTTCACCATCGAACGCTACAGCCACGTCATGCACATCGTCTCCAGCGTCACCGCCACCCTCCGCAGAGACCAGACGCCCCTGCACGCCCTGGCCAGCGTGCAGCCCATGGGCACCGTCAGCGGCGCACCCAAGATCCGCGCCATGCAGATCATCGACGAACTCGAACCCGTCCGCCGCGGCCCCTACGGCGGATCTTTCGGGTACATCGCCCTGAACGGCAGCATGGACATGGCCCTCACCCTGCGCACCATGGTCATCACCAGCGGCCGCGTGCACATCCAGGCCGGAGCAGGCGTCGTCGCTGACAGCGACCCAGCCAGCGAGGAACAGGAAACCCGCAACAAGGCCGCCGCCCTCATGCGCGCCGTCGAACTCGCCGCAGGGGGGTTGTGA
- the rpsI gene encoding 30S ribosomal protein S9 — MAIQQPEQFYGTGRRKSAVARVFLRPGEGKIIVNGKDFQTYFRGLLRAFHALQAFRETGTAGRYDAVITVTGGGPTGQIDAIKLGVARALLKVNPDFRAQLKPKGLLTRDPREVERKKYGLKKARRAPQFSKR, encoded by the coding sequence ATGGCGATTCAGCAACCCGAACAGTTCTACGGCACCGGCCGCCGCAAGAGCGCCGTCGCCCGCGTGTTCCTCCGCCCTGGCGAAGGCAAGATCATCGTGAACGGCAAGGACTTCCAGACCTACTTCCGTGGTCTGCTCCGCGCCTTCCACGCCCTGCAGGCCTTCCGTGAAACCGGCACCGCCGGCCGTTACGACGCCGTGATCACCGTCACCGGCGGCGGCCCCACCGGCCAGATCGACGCGATCAAGCTGGGCGTCGCCCGCGCCCTGCTGAAGGTCAACCCCGACTTCCGCGCGCAGCTCAAGCCCAAGGGCCTGCTGACCCGCGACCCCCGCGAAGTCGAGCGTAAGAAGTATGGCCTCAAGAAGGCCCGCCGCGCCCCCCAGTTCAGCAAGCGCTGA
- a CDS encoding DUF2721 domain-containing protein, translated as MADANLQVLTAMITPAVLISGAGTLLMSTSSRLGRVTDRVRQLTARFKVLVTDEGRTEALARDEKRLIVKQLPRLARRSRIIVRAMTALYLAVALLVLTSILIGGSALIGEAAGPLPVIIAIAGAASLAYGALLLSFETRLSASTTREEMQFLVNLGDHYAGLYDEALMNAVREGIEERG; from the coding sequence ATGGCCGACGCGAACCTGCAGGTCCTGACCGCGATGATCACCCCGGCTGTGCTGATCAGCGGCGCGGGCACGCTCCTGATGAGCACCAGCAGCCGCCTGGGCCGCGTGACGGACCGCGTGCGGCAGCTCACGGCGCGCTTCAAGGTGCTCGTGACCGACGAGGGACGCACCGAGGCGCTCGCACGGGACGAGAAACGCCTGATCGTGAAGCAGCTCCCCCGGCTGGCGCGGCGCAGTCGCATCATCGTGCGGGCCATGACGGCGCTGTACCTCGCAGTGGCGCTGCTGGTCCTGACCAGCATCCTGATCGGCGGGAGCGCCCTGATCGGCGAGGCGGCCGGGCCGCTCCCCGTGATCATCGCCATCGCGGGCGCGGCGTCGCTCGCGTACGGCGCGCTGCTGCTGAGTTTCGAGACGCGCCTGAGTGCCAGCACCACCCGGGAGGAGATGCAGTTCCTCGTGAACCTCGGCGATCACTACGCCGGTCTGTACGACGAGGCCCTGATGAACGCTGTCCGCGAGGGCATCGAGGAGCGAGGCTGA
- the aroQ gene encoding type II 3-dehydroquinate dehydratase, producing MLLVLNGPNLNRLGLREPGVYGSQTLEDLERQCDAWGAELGQAVTCRQSNYEGQLIEWIHEAEEHGFTGIVLNPGALTHYSYALRDAIAGQRVPVIEVHISNVDAREEFRHRSVTAAVCRGKISGLGFLGYRLGLEALVEGQG from the coding sequence ATGCTGCTCGTGCTGAACGGCCCCAACCTCAACCGACTCGGCCTGCGGGAACCCGGCGTGTACGGCTCCCAGACCCTCGAAGACCTGGAACGGCAGTGCGACGCCTGGGGCGCGGAACTCGGGCAGGCCGTCACCTGCCGCCAGAGCAACTACGAGGGCCAGCTCATCGAATGGATCCACGAGGCCGAGGAGCACGGCTTCACCGGCATCGTCCTGAACCCCGGCGCGCTGACGCACTACTCGTACGCGCTGCGCGACGCCATCGCCGGACAGCGCGTCCCCGTGATCGAGGTGCACATCAGCAACGTGGACGCCCGCGAGGAATTCCGCCACAGGAGCGTCACGGCCGCCGTGTGCCGCGGCAAGATCAGCGGCCTGGGCTTCCTCGGCTACCGCCTGGGCCTGGAGGCGCTGGTCGAGGGGCAGGGATGA
- a CDS encoding four helix bundle protein: protein MSGPAAMPGSVRDLRIWQEGMQLVEDVYALSAGWPSSELYGLTSQARRASVSIPANISEGVGRGSPGELARFCRIALGSAYELLTHLELALRLRFSSADQLDPAFQTLGVLMRRITRFIQVQEART, encoded by the coding sequence GTGAGTGGTCCGGCGGCCATGCCCGGCAGTGTCCGTGACCTGCGGATCTGGCAGGAAGGCATGCAACTCGTCGAGGACGTGTACGCACTGTCTGCCGGTTGGCCCAGTTCGGAACTGTACGGCCTGACGAGTCAGGCGCGGCGCGCGTCGGTGTCCATTCCGGCCAATATCTCCGAGGGGGTCGGGCGCGGCTCGCCGGGTGAACTGGCGCGTTTCTGCCGCATCGCGCTGGGGTCCGCCTATGAACTGCTGACCCATCTGGAACTGGCCCTGCGCCTCCGGTTCTCCAGCGCCGATCAACTCGACCCCGCGTTTCAGACCCTCGGTGTCCTGATGCGCCGCATCACCCGTTTCATTCAGGTTCAGGAGGCCAGAACATGA
- the trpD gene encoding anthranilate phosphoribosyltransferase, protein MNGERLTQVEAATFMREVMEGELSGVRLAAALAALRVRGETPEEIAGFAQAMREHAVRVNVEPREVLLDVVGTGGDGAHTFNISTTTAFVVAGAGVPVAKHGNRAASSRAGSADVLEALGVNLDATPDVVADAVNTLGIGFMFARNYHPALRHAAPVRSELAARTVFNILGPLSNPAGATHLVVGVFKPELTRTLAEVLRLLGARGATVVNGSGLDEFTVSGVNTVSGLRDGEIIDRTIHPEEAGVSLHPREAIVGGSPTENAEITRVLLTGGGTPAQRDIVALNAGAALRTAGRAASIREGVEQAREVMRGGQGWAILERYAAHTRR, encoded by the coding sequence ATGAACGGAGAGCGCCTGACGCAGGTGGAGGCGGCGACCTTCATGCGGGAGGTCATGGAGGGCGAACTGAGCGGCGTGCGCCTCGCGGCGGCGCTGGCGGCCCTGCGGGTGCGCGGCGAGACGCCCGAGGAGATCGCGGGCTTCGCGCAGGCCATGCGCGAGCACGCCGTGCGAGTGAACGTCGAGCCGCGCGAGGTCCTGCTGGACGTTGTCGGCACCGGTGGGGACGGCGCGCACACCTTCAACATCAGCACCACGACGGCGTTTGTGGTGGCGGGCGCGGGCGTTCCGGTCGCGAAGCACGGCAACCGTGCCGCAAGCAGCCGCGCCGGGAGCGCCGACGTGCTCGAGGCGCTGGGCGTGAATCTGGACGCCACGCCGGACGTGGTGGCGGACGCCGTGAACACCCTGGGCATTGGGTTCATGTTCGCCCGTAACTACCACCCGGCCCTGCGGCACGCCGCGCCCGTCCGCTCGGAACTCGCGGCGCGCACCGTGTTCAACATCCTGGGGCCGCTCAGCAACCCGGCGGGTGCCACGCATCTCGTCGTGGGTGTGTTCAAGCCGGAACTGACCCGCACCCTGGCGGAGGTGCTGCGCCTGCTGGGTGCGCGCGGCGCGACCGTCGTGAACGGCAGCGGCCTGGACGAGTTCACCGTCAGCGGCGTGAACACCGTCTCCGGCCTGCGCGACGGCGAGATCATCGACCGCACGATTCACCCCGAGGAGGCCGGCGTGAGCCTGCACCCGCGCGAGGCGATCGTGGGTGGCAGCCCCACCGAGAACGCCGAGATCACCCGCGTGCTCCTCACCGGCGGCGGTACGCCCGCCCAGCGGGACATCGTGGCCCTGAACGCCGGGGCGGCCCTGCGCACCGCGGGCCGCGCCGCGAGCATCCGCGAGGGCGTCGAACAGGCCCGCGAGGTCATGCGCGGCGGGCAGGGGTGGGCCATCCTGGAGCGGTACGCCGCGCACACGAGGCGTTAA
- a CDS encoding DUF1905 domain-containing protein, with translation MALTFTAELFHWRGPAPHYFLRVPEDLVPDLKDAARFVTYGWGMIPCEAVVRETRFRTSIFPKDGGYLLPVKVAVRRAEALEEGQAVTVTVTPG, from the coding sequence ATGGCCCTGACGTTCACCGCCGAGCTGTTCCACTGGCGCGGCCCCGCCCCGCACTACTTCCTGCGCGTGCCGGAGGATCTGGTTCCCGATCTGAAGGACGCGGCGCGCTTCGTGACGTACGGCTGGGGCATGATCCCCTGCGAGGCAGTGGTGCGGGAGACCCGCTTCCGGACCTCGATCTTCCCGAAGGACGGCGGGTACCTGCTGCCCGTGAAGGTCGCGGTGCGGCGCGCCGAGGCGCTGGAGGAGGGGCAGGCAGTGACCGTGACCGTCACGCCCGGCTGA
- the aroB gene encoding 3-dehydroquinate synthase → MRRIEVGGAHPYAVEVGADLLDTLRVPERHVALIHPVDLPQEFVMRVQAALQPTVTIPVPARDDCKTLEVLSGVLSQLAGANIPRDGAVVGLGGGAATDLAGFAAASYLRGVAFYTLPTTLLGMVDAAVGGKTGVNLPEGKNLVGAFWPPRAVWCDTDTLGTLPGAVFREGAAEAFKHGLISDPTLLDRVLSPDFRPGGPLLEGTLADAIAVKAGVVTRDLTERGERAYLNFGHTLAHALEAVTHHGVSHGDAVGYGMHYAARLSRALGGADLTGHTRAFLTWQQPTPLPPVSFEDALTFMARDKKADADGVRFVLLRDLAQPYLTRVPDSVLREEFSGWQDDLRDLNLLA, encoded by the coding sequence GTGCGTCGGATTGAGGTCGGCGGCGCGCACCCCTACGCGGTGGAGGTCGGTGCGGACCTGCTGGACACGCTGCGGGTTCCCGAGCGGCACGTCGCCCTGATTCACCCGGTCGACCTGCCCCAGGAATTCGTGATGCGGGTGCAGGCGGCGCTGCAACCCACCGTGACGATTCCCGTGCCCGCGCGGGACGACTGCAAGACGCTGGAGGTCCTCTCGGGCGTCCTCTCCCAGCTGGCGGGCGCGAACATTCCCCGCGACGGCGCGGTCGTGGGACTGGGAGGCGGCGCGGCGACCGATCTGGCGGGCTTCGCGGCGGCCAGCTACCTGCGCGGCGTGGCGTTCTACACGCTGCCGACCACGCTGCTGGGCATGGTGGACGCGGCGGTGGGCGGCAAGACCGGCGTGAACCTCCCCGAGGGGAAGAACCTGGTGGGCGCGTTCTGGCCACCGCGCGCCGTCTGGTGCGACACGGACACGCTGGGCACCCTGCCCGGCGCGGTGTTCCGCGAGGGCGCCGCCGAGGCGTTCAAGCACGGCCTGATCAGCGACCCCACGCTGCTGGACCGCGTGCTGTCCCCGGACTTCCGGCCCGGCGGCCCACTGCTGGAAGGCACGCTGGCCGACGCGATCGCCGTGAAGGCGGGCGTCGTCACCCGCGACCTGACCGAGCGGGGCGAGCGGGCGTACCTGAACTTCGGGCACACGCTGGCGCACGCGCTGGAGGCCGTCACGCACCACGGCGTGTCCCACGGCGACGCCGTCGGGTACGGGATGCACTACGCGGCGCGGCTGTCGCGTGCGCTGGGCGGCGCGGACCTGACCGGGCACACCCGCGCGTTCCTGACGTGGCAGCAGCCGACACCCCTGCCCCCCGTGAGCTTCGAGGACGCCCTGACCTTCATGGCCCGCGACAAGAAGGCCGACGCGGACGGCGTGCGCTTCGTGCTCCTGCGCGACCTCGCGCAGCCGTACCTGACGCGCGTTCCCGACAGCGTGCTGCGCGAGGAATTCAGCGGCTGGCAGGACGACCTGCGCGACCTCAACCTGCTGGCCTGA
- a CDS encoding transposase, whose product MKNRQFSEDQIIKLLQDAKKGEKSVEDLCRDFGCSPASFYAWKKKYGDTAPDEAKRLRRLEKENARLLKIVGQQRLEIDAMKDVIQKKR is encoded by the coding sequence ATGAAAAACCGGCAGTTCAGCGAAGATCAGATCATCAAACTGCTCCAGGACGCCAAAAAGGGCGAGAAGTCAGTCGAGGACCTGTGCCGTGACTTCGGCTGCAGTCCGGCGTCCTTTTACGCCTGGAAGAAGAAATACGGCGATACGGCGCCCGACGAAGCCAAACGGCTTCGTCGTCTGGAGAAGGAGAACGCCCGCCTCCTGAAAATTGTTGGGCAGCAGCGCCTGGAAATCGATGCCATGAAGGACGTGATCCAGAAAAAGCGGTGA
- a CDS encoding aminodeoxychorismate/anthranilate synthase component II codes for MTSHSPLPTSHSPLPPLRLLLIDNYDSFTFNLVQFFGELGAELTVWRNDAFSLDDVRALNPDAIVVSPGPCTPAEAGQSVAVIRELGAEVPVLGVCLGHQSIGEAFGAQVGRALLPVHGKTSPVRHDGSGLFAGLRDGVTVTRYHSLVVRDLPPELVATAWTTDPGEEVVMALRHREFPVFGVQFHPESIATEDGLEMLRNFLTEVQAFRARLEGVK; via the coding sequence ATGACATCTCACTCCCCACTTCCCACTTCCCACTCCCCACTCCCTCCCCTCCGCCTCCTCCTGATCGATAATTACGATTCGTTCACGTTCAATCTGGTGCAGTTCTTCGGTGAGCTGGGCGCGGAGTTGACGGTGTGGCGCAATGATGCGTTTTCGCTGGATGACGTGCGGGCGCTGAATCCGGACGCGATCGTGGTGTCGCCGGGGCCGTGTACGCCCGCCGAGGCGGGGCAGAGCGTGGCTGTGATCCGCGAGCTGGGGGCAGAGGTGCCGGTGCTGGGCGTGTGCCTGGGCCATCAGAGTATCGGGGAGGCCTTCGGGGCGCAGGTTGGCCGCGCGCTGCTGCCGGTGCACGGGAAGACCAGCCCGGTGCGGCATGACGGTTCGGGCCTGTTCGCGGGCCTGCGGGACGGCGTGACGGTCACGCGGTACCACTCGCTGGTGGTGCGGGACCTGCCCCCGGAACTGGTGGCGACCGCGTGGACGACCGACCCCGGCGAGGAGGTCGTGATGGCCCTGCGGCACCGGGAGTTCCCGGTGTTCGGGGTGCAGTTCCACCCGGAGAGTATTGCCACCGAGGACGGACTGGAGATGCTGCGGAACTTCCTGACCGAGGTGCAGGCGTTCCGTGCGCGGCTGGAGGGAGTGAAGTGA
- a CDS encoding alpha/beta hydrolase, with protein MSNWQPYPRRADSTVTGELWQLDGVSDAQHAPRPVLVWLPPSYHADTLRRYPVVYFHDGQNVFDAATSYSGEWSADETLTALAAQGTEAIAVGIPNGGDRRFHEYSPVENPDYPQGGGGGADAYVAFLTGTVKPAVDAAFRTRPGPDDTVVIGSSMGGVISLHAWLTCPDVFGHTGIMSPAFWTNGGFSLRQAQQAPLPVGRVWVDIGGRESPEFPDRMRAYWTEAHAFADTLSARGLGEKLRFQADPAAPHHESAWASRLPAALRFLLTGL; from the coding sequence ATGAGCAACTGGCAGCCCTACCCGCGCCGGGCGGACAGCACCGTGACCGGGGAACTCTGGCAGCTGGACGGCGTGAGCGACGCGCAGCACGCACCCCGGCCCGTGCTGGTGTGGCTACCGCCCTCCTATCACGCGGACACGTTGCGGCGGTACCCGGTCGTGTACTTCCACGACGGGCAGAACGTGTTCGACGCCGCCACCAGTTACAGCGGCGAGTGGAGTGCCGACGAGACCCTGACCGCCCTGGCCGCGCAGGGCACCGAGGCCATCGCCGTCGGCATCCCCAACGGCGGGGACCGCCGCTTCCACGAGTACAGCCCGGTCGAGAACCCCGACTACCCGCAGGGCGGCGGAGGCGGTGCGGACGCCTACGTGGCGTTCCTGACCGGCACGGTGAAACCCGCCGTGGACGCCGCTTTCCGCACGCGGCCCGGCCCGGACGACACGGTCGTGATCGGCTCCAGCATGGGCGGCGTGATCAGCCTGCACGCCTGGCTGACCTGCCCCGACGTGTTCGGGCACACCGGGATCATGAGCCCCGCCTTCTGGACGAACGGCGGCTTCTCGCTGCGACAGGCGCAGCAGGCCCCTCTGCCAGTCGGGCGCGTGTGGGTGGACATTGGTGGGCGGGAAAGCCCCGAGTTCCCGGACCGGATGCGCGCCTACTGGACCGAGGCCCACGCCTTCGCGGACACCCTGAGCGCCCGGGGCCTGGGCGAGAAGCTGCGCTTCCAGGCCGACCCGGCCGCCCCGCACCATGAGAGTGCCTGGGCGTCCCGGCTGCCCGCCGCACTGCGCTTCCTGCTGACCGGGCTGTGA
- a CDS encoding shikimate kinase, producing MLNDTEGGRPHLQAFRAGLEDGLAGHLRDVPEDIGGSVTPRPEDSRTLSPMFSSGLIERPVSWVALAGFMGTGKSRIGWELSRALALHFVDTDKLITRVVGKSIPEVFAQEGEGYFRACEHEVVGRVTRLEHAVISLGGGTFIQEDNRRCLLERGPVVVLWATPETVYQRTKHSDRPLLRTEDPLERIRTLMDERAPVYQQGTIHVHSDGRPSEEIVEEIIDRLWSWADAQHAWALDHAALDHAAPDHTPGGESRASD from the coding sequence ATGCTGAACGACACCGAGGGCGGCCGCCCGCACCTGCAGGCGTTCCGGGCCGGACTGGAGGACGGTCTGGCCGGGCACCTGCGGGACGTTCCTGAGGACATCGGGGGAAGCGTCACGCCGCGTCCGGAGGATTCCCGTACACTGTCCCCCATGTTCAGTTCGGGCCTCATCGAGCGTCCGGTGTCGTGGGTGGCGCTGGCGGGCTTCATGGGCACCGGCAAGAGCCGGATCGGCTGGGAACTGTCGCGGGCGCTGGCGCTGCACTTCGTGGATACCGACAAGCTGATCACGCGCGTGGTCGGCAAGAGCATCCCGGAGGTGTTCGCGCAGGAGGGCGAGGGGTACTTCCGCGCCTGCGAGCACGAGGTCGTGGGGCGCGTGACCCGGCTGGAGCACGCCGTGATCAGCCTGGGCGGCGGGACGTTCATCCAGGAGGACAACCGCCGCTGCCTGCTGGAACGCGGGCCGGTGGTGGTGCTGTGGGCGACGCCGGAGACGGTGTACCAGCGCACGAAGCACAGCGACCGGCCGCTGCTGCGCACCGAGGACCCCCTCGAGCGTATCCGCACGCTGATGGACGAGCGCGCCCCGGTGTACCAGCAGGGCACCATCCACGTGCACAGCGACGGGCGGCCCAGCGAGGAGATCGTCGAGGAGATCATCGACCGGCTGTGGTCGTGGGCGGACGCGCAGCACGCCTGGGCACTGGATCATGCGGCTCTGGATCACGCGGCGCCCGACCACACACCGGGCGGGGAGTCGCGTGCGTCGGATTGA
- the aroC gene encoding chorismate synthase: MRYLTAGESHGPQLTAIIEGLPSQLPLGKGDIDPWLRKRQGGYGRGRRMVIETDEAEILSGVRAGRTTGAPVTLAIANKDHRNWTEIMSPEPGGEPRKKALTDARPGHADLTGGVKYRHKDLRDVLERASARETAARVAVGSIALKLLSELGVEGANYVSSLAGIETQVPFSWDALDAIENSDLRTPDEDAAAMMRERIDQAKKDGDTLGGILEVRFRGLPVGLGSFVHYDRKLDGKIAQAALSVQAMKGVEIGRAFENAVQPGSRVHDAVYYRGGTYARDTNGAGGLEAGMTNGEELIVRVAMKPIATLMKPLPTVNVVTHEASDAARERSDTTAVPAAGVILQCVIGWVLAEAMLEKFGGDTLPELQERVTAARAFAQSY, encoded by the coding sequence ATGAGGTACCTGACCGCTGGCGAATCACACGGGCCGCAACTGACGGCCATCATCGAGGGTCTGCCCTCCCAGTTGCCGCTCGGCAAGGGGGACATCGACCCGTGGCTGCGTAAGCGTCAGGGCGGGTATGGGCGTGGGCGGCGCATGGTGATCGAGACGGACGAGGCCGAGATCCTCTCCGGGGTGCGGGCCGGGCGGACGACGGGCGCGCCGGTCACGCTGGCGATTGCCAACAAGGATCACCGGAACTGGACGGAGATCATGTCGCCCGAGCCGGGCGGCGAGCCGCGCAAGAAGGCCCTGACGGACGCGCGGCCCGGTCACGCGGACCTGACGGGCGGCGTGAAGTACCGTCACAAGGACCTGCGGGACGTGCTGGAGCGCGCCTCGGCGCGGGAGACGGCGGCGCGCGTGGCGGTCGGGAGTATCGCGCTGAAGCTGCTGTCCGAGCTGGGCGTGGAGGGCGCGAACTACGTGTCGAGCCTCGCGGGGATCGAGACGCAGGTGCCGTTCAGCTGGGACGCGCTGGACGCCATCGAGAACAGCGACCTGCGCACCCCGGACGAGGACGCTGCGGCCATGATGCGCGAGCGGATCGATCAGGCGAAGAAGGACGGCGACACGCTGGGCGGCATCCTGGAGGTGCGCTTCCGGGGCCTGCCGGTGGGCCTGGGGTCGTTCGTGCATTACGACCGCAAGCTGGACGGGAAGATCGCGCAGGCGGCCCTGAGCGTCCAGGCGATGAAGGGCGTTGAGATCGGCCGCGCCTTCGAGAACGCCGTCCAGCCCGGCAGTCGCGTGCATGACGCCGTGTACTACAGAGGGGGCACGTACGCGCGCGACACGAACGGCGCGGGCGGCCTGGAGGCCGGGATGACGAACGGCGAGGAGCTGATCGTGCGGGTCGCCATGAAGCCGATCGCCACGCTGATGAAGCCGCTGCCGACCGTGAACGTGGTCACGCACGAGGCGTCCGACGCCGCCCGCGAGCGCAGCGATACGACGGCGGTGCCGGCGGCGGGCGTGATCCTGCAGTGCGTGATCGGCTGGGTGCTGGCCGAGGCGATGCTGGAGAAGTTCGGCGGGGACACCCTGCCGGAGTTGCAGGAGCGCGTGACGGCGGCGCGGGCCTTCGCGCAGTCGTACTGA